The DNA sequence GTGAAAGGACAAGAAGCATTACCGTTTCTACAAAAAATGCTTACGAATGATGTGAGCAAATTAAAAGATATGGCTTGCCAATACAATGCGATGTGCTATGAAAATGGTGGTACAGTTGATGATCTTGTTTTATATAAAAGAGAAGACAATCATTACTTACTAGTTGTTAATGCTTCTAATATTGAAAAGGATTATGAATGGTTAAAGCAGCACGCAACTGAAAAGGTAGAAGTTATTAATGTTTCAAATCAATATGCACAAATAGCTGTGCAAGGCCCTTTAGCAGAAAGTATTACTCAAAAATTAACGAAAGAAGATCTATCAACCATCACGTTTTTTAAATTTCGCGAAGGGGTAGTAGTCGCTAACAAAGATGTTCTTATTTCACGAACTGGATATACTGGGGAAGATGGTTTCGAAATTTATTGTAGACCTGATGATGCTATTTCTCTTTGGAATGCACTTCTTGACGCAGGGAAAGAAGAGGGGATTCAACCTTGTGGATTAGGAGCAAGAGATACGTTGAGGTTTGAGGCAAGACTACCACTTTACGGTCAAGAGCTATCAAGGGATATTAGCCCAATTGAAGCTGGAATTGGTTTTGCTGTTAAGGTCGATAAGAAAGAGGACTTCTTGGGCAAGGTCGTTCTAAAACAACAGAAGGAAGATGGCCCGGAAAGAAAGCTAGTTGGCATTGAAATGATTGATAAAGGGATCCCTAGAACTGACTATGAAGTGTTTAAAGATGGAGAAAAGATAGGATTCGTAACAACAGGGACACAATCTCCTACATTAAAAAAGAATGTTGGTTTAGCAATAATTGATAAAAAGTTTCAAGCAGTTGATACTGTAGTAGAGGTTCAAGTTCGAAAGCGACGTCTGAAGGCAAAGGTAGTTAAAACGCCATTTTATAAAAGGTGAATGATAGAAACTGCTATATAGACAATATTATAGGTTTTTCCGGTCTTTGGTGACTCCGTACGTCATCTTATATCGTATAAAATACACAGATTATTAAAAACTATAACACTTAAAGGGGATGAAGGAAGTGACATTTCGTTATTTACCAATGACGGAACAAGACCAAAAAGCCATGTTAAAGACAATTGGCATTGATACGATTGAAGAGCTTTTTGGAGATATTCCAGAAGATATTCGTTTTAAAGGTAAGTTGAATATAGAAAAAGCACTTGATGAGACGAAATTAGTAAAAGAAATGAGTAAGTTAGCAAATAAAAATATTAATGTAAAGCAATATACATCTTTTTTAGGTGCTGGGGTTTATGAGCATTATATTCCTTCAGTAGTAAATCATATGTTACTACGCTCGGAGTTTTATACAGCATATACACCATATCAGCCAGAAATATCACAGGGGGAGCTACAAGCAATTTTTGAATTTCAAACAATGATTAGCGAGTTAACTGGAATGGATCTTGCTAATTCCTCTATGTATGATGGCCCAACAGCACTAGCAGAAGCAGCGATGATGAGTGCAGGACATACGAAAAAGAAGACAATTCTTGTATCAAAAACAGTACACCCGGAATCAAGAGAAGTATTAAAAACAAATGCAAAAGGCCAAAACTTAACAGTTATCGAAATAGATGAGAAAAATGGTGTTACTGACCTAGAGCATTTGGCAAACGAATATAATGATGATACTGCTAGTGTGATCGTACAGTATCCTAATTTCTTTGGGAATATTGAAGACTTAACTGAAATAGAAAAAATTGCTCATAAAGAGAAGGCGCTATTTGTCGTCTCATCTAATCCGGTAAGTTTAGGTATATTACAGCCACCAGGAAAGTTTGGAGCAGATGTTGTGGTAGGTGATGTACAACCATTTGGTATTCCTACTCAGCTTGGTGGACCACACTGTGGTTATTTTGCAGTAACAAAGAAATTGATGCGTAAAGTTCCTGGGCGTTTGGTTGGTCAAACGACAGATCAAAACGGAAAGCGTGGTTTTGTGTTGACGCTTCAAGCCCGTGAACAACACATTCGTCGTGATAAAGCAACGAGTAACATTTGTTCTAAC is a window from the Evansella cellulosilytica DSM 2522 genome containing:
- the gcvPA gene encoding aminomethyl-transferring glycine dehydrogenase subunit GcvPA, encoding MTFRYLPMTEQDQKAMLKTIGIDTIEELFGDIPEDIRFKGKLNIEKALDETKLVKEMSKLANKNINVKQYTSFLGAGVYEHYIPSVVNHMLLRSEFYTAYTPYQPEISQGELQAIFEFQTMISELTGMDLANSSMYDGPTALAEAAMMSAGHTKKKTILVSKTVHPESREVLKTNAKGQNLTVIEIDEKNGVTDLEHLANEYNDDTASVIVQYPNFFGNIEDLTEIEKIAHKEKALFVVSSNPVSLGILQPPGKFGADVVVGDVQPFGIPTQLGGPHCGYFAVTKKLMRKVPGRLVGQTTDQNGKRGFVLTLQAREQHIRRDKATSNICSNQALNALGASIAMSALGKNGVQEMAKQNIQKASYAKESLRRQGVKIVYSAPTFNEFVIKLPKSVKEVNEELLTHEIIGGYDLSRDYPDKGHFMLVTVTELRTKEEIDKFVAVLGGVQ
- the gcvT gene encoding glycine cleavage system aminomethyltransferase GcvT, whose product is MSRLQTPLFSIYEQHNGKTIDFGGWDLPVQFTSIKEEHEVVRTKAGLFDVSHMGEIEVKGQEALPFLQKMLTNDVSKLKDMACQYNAMCYENGGTVDDLVLYKREDNHYLLVVNASNIEKDYEWLKQHATEKVEVINVSNQYAQIAVQGPLAESITQKLTKEDLSTITFFKFREGVVVANKDVLISRTGYTGEDGFEIYCRPDDAISLWNALLDAGKEEGIQPCGLGARDTLRFEARLPLYGQELSRDISPIEAGIGFAVKVDKKEDFLGKVVLKQQKEDGPERKLVGIEMIDKGIPRTDYEVFKDGEKIGFVTTGTQSPTLKKNVGLAIIDKKFQAVDTVVEVQVRKRRLKAKVVKTPFYKR